From one Marinobacter sp. LV10MA510-1 genomic stretch:
- the ccoM gene encoding cytochrome c oxidase subunit CcoM — translation MYLDTVVIAGIVTVLLVVAFFVGFGVFIMRDQKAHGPDATKTADKKIDKPA, via the coding sequence ATGTATCTGGACACCGTTGTTATTGCTGGAATCGTAACTGTGCTGCTGGTGGTGGCATTCTTTGTAGGATTTGGCGTCTTTATTATGCGCGATCAAAAAGCCCATGGCCCTGACGCTACCAAAACCGCGGATAAGAAGATCGACAAGCCAGCTTGA
- a CDS encoding TIGR01777 family oxidoreductase — protein sequence MSRHILLTGGTGFIGRILCCELLANGDQITVLSRQSAADVRAICGRVEALPDLAKLRGHKGFDAIINLAGEGIAEKRWSETRKQAIRDSRIELTQQLVDVVKTWQQPPQVMVSGSAVGFYGAHGNLEVTEATLPHNEFTHRLCSDWEQAAMKLADMGVRVCLSRTGIVVGASGGFLQRMVLPFKLGVGGKLGSGEQYMPWVHRQDVVAALLWMLNTETASGAYNVVSPSPVTNATFTKTMGSVLHRPTILPAPAVALKLALGEMSGLLLTGQRAIPARLVAEGFEFRFTDLEPALKDAIAN from the coding sequence ATGAGCAGACACATATTGCTGACCGGTGGCACCGGTTTTATCGGACGGATTCTATGTTGTGAATTACTCGCAAACGGAGACCAAATTACGGTTTTAAGCCGACAGAGTGCAGCAGATGTGCGCGCTATATGCGGTCGAGTTGAAGCGCTGCCGGATTTGGCCAAATTGCGGGGCCATAAAGGCTTTGATGCCATTATCAACCTGGCAGGCGAAGGCATTGCTGAAAAGCGCTGGAGCGAGACGCGCAAGCAGGCAATTCGCGACAGTCGTATCGAACTTACCCAACAGCTGGTTGATGTGGTAAAAACCTGGCAGCAGCCGCCACAGGTCATGGTGTCCGGTTCCGCTGTTGGTTTTTACGGCGCCCATGGCAACCTTGAAGTAACCGAAGCAACGCTTCCACATAACGAGTTCACCCATCGTCTTTGCAGTGATTGGGAACAGGCCGCTATGAAGCTGGCTGACATGGGGGTGCGCGTCTGCCTGTCGCGAACCGGAATCGTGGTGGGCGCTAGTGGCGGCTTTTTGCAACGCATGGTTCTGCCGTTCAAACTCGGTGTAGGCGGCAAGCTTGGCAGTGGTGAGCAGTACATGCCTTGGGTACACCGGCAGGATGTTGTCGCCGCCTTACTGTGGATGCTGAATACCGAGACCGCATCGGGCGCTTACAATGTTGTCAGCCCATCTCCGGTGACCAACGCGACATTTACAAAAACCATGGGCAGTGTGCTCCATCGCCCTACGATTCTGCCGGCACCCGCCGTGGCCCTAAAACTGGCTTTGGGGGAAATGTCCGGACTGCTGCTGACCGGCCAGCGCGCAATTCCCGCAAGGCTTGTTGCTGAGGGTTTTGAATTTCGCTTCACGGACCTGGAGCCTGCGCTAAAGGATGCGATCGCAAACTGA
- a CDS encoding DUF924 family protein, translated as MFDWKDILDFWFGELDKNGLPDSAHRNRWFLSNRKFDQEIRRRFLSLVLFASEQGLDHWQKKAGGVLAEILLLDQFSRNIFRGGALAFEQDILARKLCKQGMNKGFDVSLPAIQRGFFYMPLQHSERQEDQSLAIECYEQLTASTSGLLREFMGSFLQSALEHQAIITRFHRFPHRNKALGRTNTKEESDYLLNGKRFGQ; from the coding sequence ATGTTCGATTGGAAAGACATTCTGGATTTCTGGTTTGGTGAGTTAGACAAAAATGGGCTGCCTGACTCGGCTCATCGCAACCGCTGGTTTCTGAGTAACCGAAAGTTCGATCAGGAAATTCGTAGGCGTTTTTTGTCGCTGGTCTTGTTTGCCTCGGAGCAGGGTCTTGACCACTGGCAGAAAAAGGCTGGCGGCGTGCTCGCTGAAATTTTGCTGCTTGACCAGTTTTCGCGCAATATTTTTCGCGGCGGTGCTTTGGCATTTGAGCAGGATATTCTGGCTCGAAAGTTATGTAAGCAGGGCATGAACAAAGGTTTTGACGTGTCGTTACCGGCCATTCAGCGGGGATTTTTTTATATGCCCTTGCAGCACTCCGAACGCCAAGAAGACCAGTCACTTGCGATAGAGTGTTATGAACAGCTCACAGCATCCACCAGCGGCTTGTTAAGGGAGTTTATGGGCAGCTTTTTGCAATCAGCCCTTGAACACCAGGCAATAATCACGCGCTTCCATCGTTTTCCGCATCGCAATAAAGCATTGGGGCGAACCAACACAAAAGAAGAGAGCGACTATTTGCTCAATGGAAAACGTTTCGGCCAGTAA
- a CDS encoding EAL domain-containing protein, whose product MHQAITTAQFIYDLIGRRSPLGVILSAISTMVEEQFPDAMVSVMLYSAQNRTLSLVAGDAFSQNYQQAMRDIQIGPEVGSCGAAAYLREIVVCEDLLNDSRWVGLIDLVKSEKIAACWSAPIISPSGELLGTFATYYRHCKSPELSEITLIRKAAGLAALAIEHQAERDRRVSSEQRFRSLFSQHPDGVFEIGLDGRFVDCNQAAEVIAGYGRDQLVGEHYSKVLLPEFYNVASDALILMAGGESHSYEIAGLNASGQAIFVDVINLPIVVDGEVRGGYGIARDISERKKAEDRMRLLERGIEASPNGVVMLDASVQGYPMVYVNPAFTEMSGYQPEEAIGKGFLVLFGKGTAPEALRLIQSALEHQEELDITLLSYRKNGSTFWKKLTITPVYDGRGNCTHYIAAQQDITRQLKSEELLDYQARHDPVTGLQNHQLFETHLNQAFARARGKPSDMVLLYVDLDDFKSLNESLGRQVGDLLLAVVADRLRNLLANDDELTRLAADEFVVMRPALKTEAEVKMLVSRMLTRLAEAYDIEGQRLSISASIGIASDDGLVQQPKELLDNAALAAREAKRQGGNTYSWNHGAASTTGAEQVIMRRELMEAIEAQQFVVHYQPLVDAKTGRLRSAEALVRWNHPDRGLLLPGAFISLAEQTGQIVAIGRWVLHQACMDMAQRWRQTGQAVSIAVNISPLQFRRPEFIEDVLAVLEVSGLPPELLELEVTEGVLLSGIDKAISMLKSLRDLGVQVAIDDFGTGFSSLSYLRQLPITKVKLDRSFIIDVTTDRGSAAIVQGVITMAHHLGLLVVAEGIETVEQQNYLTASDCDLLQGFLYSRPVPLGQFALGLEY is encoded by the coding sequence ATGCACCAAGCAATCACCACTGCGCAATTTATTTATGATCTGATCGGGCGTCGAAGCCCGCTCGGTGTTATTTTGTCGGCGATAAGTACGATGGTTGAAGAGCAGTTTCCCGATGCCATGGTGTCGGTGATGCTCTATTCGGCGCAGAACCGAACGCTGAGCTTGGTCGCCGGTGATGCTTTCAGCCAGAACTATCAGCAGGCAATGCGCGACATACAAATTGGTCCGGAGGTGGGCTCTTGCGGAGCCGCGGCCTATCTTCGCGAAATTGTGGTGTGTGAAGATCTATTAAACGATAGCCGCTGGGTAGGTTTAATCGACCTGGTGAAGTCAGAGAAAATCGCAGCCTGCTGGTCAGCACCGATCATTTCCCCCTCTGGCGAACTACTGGGAACCTTCGCCACCTATTACCGACACTGTAAATCGCCAGAACTGTCCGAAATTACCCTTATCCGCAAAGCGGCCGGCCTTGCCGCCCTTGCGATAGAGCACCAGGCGGAAAGAGATCGCAGAGTGTCGAGTGAGCAGCGTTTCCGGTCTCTGTTCAGCCAGCACCCTGATGGCGTCTTCGAGATTGGGCTTGATGGCCGCTTTGTGGACTGTAATCAGGCAGCGGAAGTCATCGCCGGTTATGGTCGCGACCAATTGGTCGGAGAGCATTACAGCAAGGTGCTGTTACCCGAGTTTTACAACGTCGCCAGTGACGCGTTGATTTTGATGGCTGGAGGTGAGTCTCATAGTTACGAAATCGCTGGCTTGAACGCGTCGGGCCAGGCCATATTTGTAGACGTCATTAACCTGCCCATCGTTGTTGATGGTGAAGTTAGGGGCGGTTACGGCATCGCCCGGGACATCAGCGAGCGTAAAAAAGCCGAAGATCGTATGCGTTTGCTTGAACGCGGCATTGAGGCAAGTCCGAACGGCGTTGTGATGCTGGATGCGAGCGTGCAGGGCTATCCAATGGTCTATGTGAACCCGGCATTCACTGAAATGTCGGGCTATCAGCCCGAGGAAGCTATCGGGAAGGGTTTTTTGGTGCTCTTTGGCAAAGGCACTGCGCCGGAAGCGTTGCGCTTGATTCAGTCAGCGTTGGAGCATCAGGAAGAGCTTGATATTACGCTCTTGTCGTACCGGAAAAATGGTTCCACCTTCTGGAAAAAACTGACAATAACCCCGGTCTACGATGGCCGTGGAAATTGCACTCACTATATTGCGGCCCAGCAGGACATTACGCGTCAACTCAAGAGTGAAGAGCTTCTTGACTATCAGGCTCGCCACGACCCTGTTACCGGACTGCAAAACCATCAGCTGTTTGAGACGCACCTCAACCAGGCCTTTGCCCGCGCGCGCGGCAAGCCCAGCGACATGGTGCTGTTATACGTCGACCTCGACGATTTCAAGTCGCTGAACGAAAGTCTTGGCCGCCAGGTGGGGGATTTGTTGTTGGCGGTGGTCGCCGATCGGCTGCGCAATTTGTTAGCCAACGATGATGAGCTCACCCGCTTGGCGGCAGACGAATTTGTTGTTATGCGGCCGGCCCTGAAAACCGAGGCCGAAGTGAAGATGCTTGTCAGTCGAATGTTGACTCGCCTTGCGGAAGCCTATGACATAGAAGGCCAGCGCTTGAGTATCAGCGCCAGTATTGGCATTGCGTCAGACGACGGTTTAGTCCAACAGCCAAAAGAACTCTTGGATAATGCCGCTTTGGCAGCGCGCGAAGCCAAACGCCAAGGTGGCAATACCTACAGCTGGAACCACGGTGCAGCCTCTACAACCGGCGCAGAGCAAGTGATTATGCGGCGGGAATTGATGGAAGCCATCGAAGCCCAGCAGTTTGTAGTGCATTACCAGCCTCTGGTGGATGCTAAAACCGGCCGTTTGCGTAGCGCGGAAGCACTGGTGCGTTGGAATCATCCGGATCGCGGGCTGTTGCTGCCCGGGGCCTTTATTTCGTTGGCGGAACAGACTGGGCAAATTGTTGCTATTGGCCGCTGGGTACTGCATCAGGCGTGCATGGACATGGCCCAACGTTGGCGCCAGACGGGCCAGGCGGTGTCGATTGCGGTCAATATTTCGCCCTTACAGTTTCGCCGACCAGAGTTCATCGAAGACGTGCTTGCCGTGCTTGAAGTCAGTGGGTTACCGCCGGAATTGCTGGAGCTGGAAGTGACGGAGGGTGTGCTGCTTTCTGGCATCGATAAGGCCATCTCCATGCTCAAGAGTCTTCGTGACCTGGGCGTTCAGGTGGCTATTGATGATTTTGGTACCGGCTTTTCCAGCTTGAGCTATTTGCGCCAGCTACCCATTACCAAGGTAAAGCTGGACCGCAGTTTCATCATCGATGTCACCACCGATCGGGGCAGTGCCGCGATTGTGCAAGGGGTGATTACCATGGCGCACCATCTTGGCCTGTTGGTAGTGGCCGAGGGCATAGAAACGGTTGAGCAGCAAAACTACCTGACGGCCAGTGATTGCGATTTGCTGCAGGGGTTTTTGTATTCCAGACCCGTGCCGTTGGGCCAGTTTGCTCTGGGGCTGGAATACTGA
- a CDS encoding YebG family protein codes for MGVQTLYFSDRDGKEKAMADPNNLLFTSKKEADERDKMLEFSDELRVFLERRVEGIGEQMAEQCALVLAQERELLARALKKPELLNQTAATPDQ; via the coding sequence ATGGGCGTACAAACGCTTTACTTCAGCGACCGTGATGGCAAGGAGAAAGCAATGGCTGATCCCAACAATCTGCTGTTCACTTCTAAAAAAGAAGCAGATGAACGCGATAAAATGCTGGAGTTTTCTGACGAATTGCGGGTATTTCTGGAGCGCAGGGTAGAAGGCATCGGCGAGCAGATGGCTGAGCAATGTGCGCTGGTACTGGCGCAAGAACGGGAGCTGCTGGCGCGGGCGCTGAAAAAACCCGAGCTGCTAAACCAGACGGCAGCCACCCCCGACCAGTAA
- a CDS encoding metallophosphoesterase family protein, translating into MPRFLHTADWQIGRYFNRFDTDNSSALAEARYGAIERLAQLAVEYNCDAVLVAGDVFDAQTVSDRCIRRTFNATAGFTGPWVMLPGNHDAALAESVWTRARRINAVPDNVHLALESGVIELPHQKIAVLAAPLTQRHTYDDLTAPFDSLSTPPQWLRVGLAHGSVQGVLAEDIDATNPIAADRSVSAALDYLALGDWHGLKEINERTWYSGTPEPERFRNNQPGFALLVTVSEPGALPKVEALETARYHWHQWQEKLVVETDIDELLKRLDELPESSVLDLKLEGSITLAGEQRLAEALSRAEARYRSVTYDRSRLLLVPTEEDLAGLQASGYVGDVLEQLQTRQSGAEAQTARDALAILASLLLEARKEEHP; encoded by the coding sequence ATGCCAAGGTTCCTTCATACCGCCGACTGGCAAATAGGGCGCTATTTCAACCGCTTTGACACCGATAACAGCAGTGCGCTGGCTGAGGCCCGTTATGGCGCTATCGAGCGCCTGGCGCAACTGGCGGTGGAATACAACTGCGATGCCGTGCTGGTGGCGGGCGACGTTTTTGATGCGCAAACCGTATCTGACCGCTGTATTCGCCGCACGTTTAACGCAACCGCGGGCTTTACAGGGCCTTGGGTAATGCTGCCGGGCAATCACGATGCGGCGCTGGCCGAAAGCGTGTGGACCCGCGCCCGGCGTATCAATGCCGTGCCGGACAATGTGCACCTTGCGCTAGAAAGCGGCGTTATAGAACTGCCGCACCAGAAGATTGCTGTGCTGGCGGCGCCTTTAACCCAGCGCCACACCTACGATGATTTGACCGCGCCCTTTGATTCACTCAGCACCCCGCCGCAATGGCTGCGGGTGGGGCTGGCCCACGGCAGTGTGCAAGGCGTGTTGGCGGAAGACATTGACGCCACCAATCCGATTGCCGCCGATCGCAGCGTAAGCGCCGCGCTGGATTACCTGGCGCTGGGTGATTGGCATGGCCTGAAGGAGATTAATGAGAGAACCTGGTACAGCGGTACGCCGGAGCCTGAGCGCTTCCGGAATAATCAGCCGGGTTTTGCACTGTTGGTGACCGTGTCCGAACCTGGCGCTCTGCCTAAGGTGGAAGCACTGGAAACGGCACGCTATCACTGGCATCAATGGCAAGAAAAGTTGGTGGTAGAGACCGATATTGATGAGTTGCTGAAGCGTCTTGACGAGCTACCGGAAAGTTCCGTTTTGGATCTTAAGCTGGAAGGCAGCATCACCCTGGCGGGTGAGCAGCGTCTGGCGGAGGCTTTGTCCCGCGCGGAGGCGCGTTATCGCAGCGTTACCTACGATCGCTCCCGTTTGTTGCTGGTGCCCACGGAGGAAGATCTGGCGGGATTGCAGGCCAGCGGCTACGTCGGTGATGTGCTTGAGCAGCTGCAAACCCGGCAGAGTGGTGCAGAAGCACAGACTGCCCGCGATGCCCTGGCCATACTCGCCAGCCTGTTACTTGAAGCCCGCAAGGAGGAGCATCCATGA